Proteins co-encoded in one Medicago truncatula cultivar Jemalong A17 chromosome 8, MtrunA17r5.0-ANR, whole genome shotgun sequence genomic window:
- the LOC112417171 gene encoding secreted RxLR effector protein 161-like, with product MIRACSSVKAKYATEILARFGMEKCNMVCNPIVTGSKLMKDENGKVIDASKYMQMIGCLMYLLATRPDLAYSVCLVARYMERPTEMQLSAIKRILRYLKGTISFGVIYKEEKVRLIGWSDSDYACDTNDRKSTSRYVYMIGNGAISWSSKKQPIVTFSTTEVEYVVAVLCSCQGIWLKRILSHLCEDQKEL from the coding sequence ATGATCAGGGCATGTTCATCTGTCAAAGCAAAGTATGCTACTGAGATTTTGGCAAGGTTTGGAATGGAAAAATGTAACATGGTATGCAATCCTATAGTAACTGGAAGTAAACTCATGAAGGATGAAAATGGTAAAGTTATAGATGCAAGTAAATATATGCAGATGATTGGGTGCTTGATGTACTTGCTTGCTACCAGACCTGATCTTGCATATTCAGTATGTTTAGTGGCTAGATACATGGAAAGGCCTACTGAAATGCAGTTATCAGCTATTAAAAGAATTTTGAGATACTTAAAAGGAACTATCAGTTTTGGAGTCATATACAAGGAGGAAAAGGTGAGATTGATTGGCTGGTCAGATTCAGATTATGCTTGTGACACAAATGACAGGAAAAGTACCTCAAGGTATGTGTACATGATAGGAAATGGAGCAATATCTTGGTCATCTAAGAAGCAACCAATTGTTACTTTTTCTACTACTGAAGTTGAGTATGTTGTAGCAGTTTTGTGCTCTTGTCAAGGAATTTGGCTAAAAAGGATATTGAGTCATCTTTGTGAAGATCAGAAGGAACTATAG